In the genome of Paenibacillus pabuli, one region contains:
- a CDS encoding ABC transporter ATP-binding protein, with protein MFSVLKNLAWFFRLERKRYLIGVTLLIMVGIIELLPPRLLGNAIDEIVRGSITGASLTRYILLILGSVIIIYLTTYIWMHKLFGGANLVERLLRSRFMDHLLRMTPPFFEKNRTGDLMARATNDLRSIATTAGFGMLTLTDSTAFLATVLFAMGFLVSWKLTLAAILPLPFIAIAMMIYGKAVHQRYTLAQDAFGDMNDQVLESIAGIRVVRAYVQERLDEKRFADVTEDVYRKNLAVAKMDALFEPTIRLCVGLSYVIALAYGIYLVFHNEITLGDLVSFNMYLGMMIWPMFAIGELINLMQRGSASLDRVNETLSVQPAVKDVEQPAHITNPEEIAMQDVTFRYPSSTVDNLSHVSFSLRRGQTLGIVGRTGSGKSTLLKQLLHEYPAGSGKLSISGHPIQDIAKDDLHSWIGYVPQEQVLFSKSVRQNIQFGKPGADDRVIMEAIRTAAFDGDLGTLSDGLDTLVGEKGIALSGGQKQRVSLARAFIADPDILILDDALSAVDARTEAKIIENIRNKRSGKTTLISTHRLSAIEHADRIIVLEHGKITEEGTHQELLAMNGWYREQYERQQVESNLST; from the coding sequence TTGTTCTCTGTACTTAAAAATCTGGCCTGGTTTTTCCGGCTGGAACGCAAACGATACCTCATCGGTGTCACCTTGCTTATTATGGTGGGCATCATTGAACTGCTGCCACCTCGTCTTCTGGGCAATGCCATTGACGAGATTGTACGCGGTTCCATCACCGGCGCCTCACTTACACGTTACATTTTACTTATTCTAGGATCGGTCATCATTATCTATCTGACAACGTACATATGGATGCACAAACTGTTTGGCGGTGCCAATCTGGTTGAACGCCTGCTGCGGTCACGATTTATGGATCATTTGCTGCGGATGACCCCGCCCTTTTTTGAGAAAAACAGAACCGGTGATCTGATGGCACGTGCCACGAATGATCTTCGTTCCATCGCTACCACAGCAGGCTTCGGCATGCTGACGTTAACCGACTCCACTGCTTTTCTGGCAACTGTATTATTCGCCATGGGATTTCTGGTTAGCTGGAAACTGACCCTGGCCGCAATTCTGCCTCTGCCTTTTATCGCCATCGCTATGATGATCTATGGTAAAGCTGTCCATCAACGATACACATTGGCACAGGATGCATTCGGGGATATGAACGATCAGGTGCTTGAATCTATTGCCGGCATTCGAGTTGTGCGTGCCTATGTTCAGGAACGTCTGGATGAGAAAAGGTTCGCCGATGTCACCGAAGATGTATACCGCAAAAACCTGGCCGTTGCCAAGATGGATGCATTATTCGAACCCACGATCCGGTTATGTGTAGGACTCAGTTATGTCATTGCACTTGCCTATGGTATTTATCTTGTGTTCCATAATGAAATTACTCTGGGGGATCTCGTATCGTTCAATATGTACCTCGGGATGATGATCTGGCCGATGTTTGCCATCGGTGAACTGATAAACCTGATGCAGCGTGGTAGTGCCTCACTGGATCGTGTTAACGAGACGCTATCTGTACAACCTGCCGTGAAAGATGTTGAGCAGCCTGCTCATATTACGAATCCGGAAGAGATCGCCATGCAGGATGTTACCTTCCGTTACCCTAGTTCTACGGTCGACAATCTCAGTCATGTCAGCTTTTCACTTCGTCGCGGACAGACACTGGGGATCGTGGGACGTACAGGTAGCGGTAAGTCCACCCTGCTTAAACAATTGCTGCATGAATACCCTGCGGGATCAGGCAAGTTAAGCATCTCCGGTCATCCGATTCAGGATATTGCCAAAGATGACCTGCACAGCTGGATTGGTTATGTTCCACAGGAACAGGTGCTGTTCTCCAAGTCAGTACGTCAGAACATTCAATTCGGCAAGCCGGGTGCTGATGATCGTGTGATTATGGAAGCAATTCGCACCGCAGCCTTTGATGGGGATCTGGGTACATTATCCGATGGTCTGGACACACTCGTTGGTGAAAAAGGAATTGCGCTGTCCGGTGGACAGAAACAGCGGGTATCGCTGGCGCGTGCCTTTATCGCCGATCCGGACATTTTGATTCTGGATGATGCTTTATCTGCCGTCGATGCACGAACCGAAGCCAAAATTATCGAAAATATACGCAACAAACGCTCGGGCAAAACAACGCTGATCTCGACTCACCGCCTGTCCGCTATTGAACACGCAGACCGAATCATCGTACTGGAGCACGGGAAAATTACGGAAGAAGGAACCCATCAGGAACTGCTCGCTATGAACGGCTGGTACCGTGAACAGTATGAACGGCAGCAGGTGGAGTCTAATTTGTCCACGTAG
- a CDS encoding ADP-heptose synthase, with amino-acid sequence MSRQFVTEAVMVAIYGQLLAPPAPVEYIVPYTTILELYEFQVSPDPLMDNPADDQHVKTKINEMISYFEEPLNKKKIERALAVPWAKSPSILFGDQVTIAIINAVDTAQYGEYFDPIETELLLTSQRLDIPILTDQVELIARIIESASPVQVFDIDDFDFAMDDEQPLDQV; translated from the coding sequence ATGTCACGTCAGTTTGTAACAGAAGCCGTGATGGTGGCAATTTACGGTCAATTGCTCGCGCCTCCGGCGCCTGTTGAATATATTGTTCCTTATACCACCATCCTGGAGTTATACGAATTTCAGGTCAGCCCTGACCCTTTGATGGATAATCCAGCAGATGACCAGCATGTGAAAACCAAGATCAACGAAATGATTTCTTATTTTGAAGAACCGTTGAATAAGAAAAAAATAGAGCGCGCCCTTGCTGTTCCTTGGGCCAAAAGTCCGTCCATTCTGTTTGGTGATCAGGTCACCATCGCCATCATTAATGCGGTTGATACCGCACAATATGGTGAATATTTCGATCCGATCGAGACCGAACTGCTTCTCACTTCACAGCGTCTGGATATCCCCATACTTACTGACCAGGTCGAATTGATTGCACGTATTATTGAGTCGGCATCCCCTGTGCAGGTTTTTGATATTGACGATTTTGATTTTGCGATGGACGACGAACAACCGCTTGATCAAGTCTAA
- a CDS encoding NUDIX domain-containing protein: MNPPARDLAQYIANRSHIVVKAAVRAENEQGELLLIQHAEHGHWRIPVGQMRPGEAIEDTAHRELWEETGWTTSHMTLEGLHSGPNLRHLHASGDEEYFVIAMFSTQIVQDSLVESRVNSEAGLKFFDLKSLPRLNDLSRLLLRSSETE; the protein is encoded by the coding sequence ATGAATCCGCCAGCCCGAGATTTGGCCCAGTATATCGCGAATCGCTCTCATATAGTTGTTAAGGCGGCGGTTCGGGCCGAGAATGAACAAGGTGAATTATTGCTGATCCAGCATGCTGAACACGGACATTGGCGTATTCCTGTGGGACAGATGCGCCCGGGAGAAGCCATTGAGGACACCGCGCACAGGGAACTGTGGGAAGAAACGGGGTGGACCACCAGTCATATGACACTTGAAGGTTTGCATTCCGGTCCGAATCTGAGACATTTGCATGCCAGTGGGGATGAAGAATATTTTGTCATTGCCATGTTCAGTACACAAATTGTTCAGGATTCGCTCGTAGAATCAAGAGTAAATAGCGAAGCAGGTCTGAAGTTTTTTGATCTCAAATCATTGCCCAGGCTGAATGATCTTAGCCGCTTGCTGCTTAGGTCTTCCGAAACAGAATAA
- a CDS encoding aldehyde dehydrogenase family protein, translated as MTLMETGHTTWTKQFINGEWVEGSGEKTVENKNPYTGEVFATWRSSNKEDIDQAYEAAQKSSVEWKKSLPAVKESVLRKVSALMAERKEEIIKLLITESGSTRIKAEAEFASAKRIVDEAASFPYRMKGEILPSNTPGKENRVVREPKGIIGVIGPWNFPLHLCLRSVAPAIALGNGVVIKPASDTPITAGWLIAELFEQAGLPKGVLNVVAGSGSEIGDYFVAHPVPKVISFTGSTGVGQGIGKLAGEHLKETALELGGNNAMVVLEDADVERAAESAVFGKFLHQGQICMALNRIIVHADIYDKFVESFVTKTKKIQAGDPSDAQTLVGPLIREKEVERLLDLIKGAEAEGATLLLGGTSKGSVLEPTVLADVKQDQHIVQQELFGPVAVIMKAQDEQEAVRLANDTPYGLSGSLFTGNLERGYQVAQQIESGMVHVNDQSVNDEAHVMFGGEKSSGVGRFGGDWAIEKFTRTRWISIQHQYRDYPGVQ; from the coding sequence ATGACTTTAATGGAGACAGGACATACAACATGGACAAAACAATTTATTAATGGCGAATGGGTAGAAGGCTCCGGCGAGAAAACAGTGGAAAATAAAAATCCGTACACGGGAGAGGTTTTTGCAACCTGGAGATCCTCGAACAAGGAAGATATAGATCAGGCATATGAGGCTGCTCAAAAAAGTTCGGTGGAATGGAAAAAGTCCCTGCCGGCGGTAAAAGAGAGTGTACTCCGCAAAGTTTCGGCTCTAATGGCAGAGCGCAAAGAGGAAATTATAAAATTGCTGATTACGGAATCCGGGAGCACGCGCATCAAGGCGGAGGCGGAGTTTGCTTCTGCGAAACGGATTGTGGATGAAGCAGCTTCTTTCCCTTATCGGATGAAGGGAGAGATATTACCCTCGAATACACCAGGGAAAGAGAATCGTGTTGTGCGTGAGCCCAAGGGAATTATCGGTGTCATCGGCCCTTGGAATTTTCCTTTGCACCTGTGTTTGCGTTCCGTAGCCCCAGCTATTGCTTTGGGTAATGGAGTTGTTATTAAGCCTGCGTCCGACACACCAATTACGGCGGGCTGGCTTATTGCTGAACTGTTTGAGCAGGCTGGATTGCCTAAAGGCGTACTGAACGTGGTTGCTGGAAGCGGGAGTGAAATTGGAGATTATTTTGTAGCACATCCGGTACCCAAAGTCATTTCCTTTACAGGCTCCACGGGGGTGGGGCAGGGCATCGGCAAACTGGCGGGTGAGCATTTGAAAGAAACGGCACTTGAACTTGGCGGCAACAATGCGATGGTAGTCCTGGAAGATGCGGACGTTGAACGTGCCGCGGAGTCTGCGGTGTTTGGCAAGTTTCTGCATCAGGGACAGATCTGTATGGCACTCAATCGAATTATTGTGCATGCTGATATTTACGACAAGTTTGTGGAGTCCTTTGTCACCAAGACGAAAAAAATTCAGGCTGGCGATCCTTCGGATGCCCAAACGCTGGTGGGTCCGCTCATTCGTGAAAAGGAAGTGGAACGCCTGCTGGACTTGATTAAGGGAGCCGAGGCAGAAGGAGCAACATTGCTGTTGGGCGGCACCAGCAAAGGCAGTGTGCTGGAGCCCACCGTACTCGCAGATGTGAAACAGGATCAGCATATTGTGCAACAGGAACTGTTTGGACCTGTTGCGGTAATTATGAAAGCGCAGGATGAGCAGGAGGCCGTGCGATTGGCTAACGATACGCCTTATGGTTTAAGCGGCTCTCTATTCACCGGAAATCTGGAAAGAGGGTATCAAGTTGCCCAGCAGATTGAATCGGGCATGGTGCATGTAAACGATCAATCTGTGAACGATGAGGCTCATGTGATGTTTGGTGGTGAAAAATCATCGGGGGTTGGCCGTTTCGGTGGCGATTGGGCTATTGAGAAGTTCACGCGGACTCGCTGGATCAGCATTCAGCATCAATATCGGGACTACCCAGGAGTCCAATAG
- the rsgA gene encoding ribosome small subunit-dependent GTPase A, whose amino-acid sequence MNNTMEKYGWSAKWQELWQQTGMEEQLRKPARIIADHGQLLRLITAEGECWGRVSGRMRHDNEETGIVPAVGDWVAVTGQAGEEAIIHSIVPRQSRVSRQAAGPVTKEQLIAANVDTLLIVAALNHDFNLRRLERYIMMAWNGGVRPVIILSKSDLSENVEEQILLVEGIAPGIEVLAISAVQDQGKSLLEKFLSPGTTVALTGSSGSGKSTLVNWMMGESVQLTQAVREDDSRGRHTTTHREIFVLPQGAVLIDTPGMRELNLWDEGQDGLSHAFGEIEQLAKECKFQDCTHTREAGCAVKEAIQDGSLDEKRLGNYLKMQKELKFQQRKEEAASKRRTASSKPVSSRKPKHVRSSKDWEEA is encoded by the coding sequence TTGAATAACACAATGGAGAAATACGGCTGGTCTGCAAAATGGCAGGAGCTGTGGCAGCAGACTGGTATGGAAGAACAATTAAGAAAACCGGCAAGAATTATTGCGGATCACGGACAATTGCTTCGCCTGATTACGGCTGAGGGAGAATGCTGGGGGCGGGTATCCGGACGGATGCGTCATGATAATGAGGAGACTGGTATTGTACCAGCCGTTGGGGATTGGGTCGCTGTTACAGGCCAAGCAGGAGAAGAAGCCATCATCCACAGCATTGTGCCGCGTCAGAGCAGGGTATCCAGACAAGCCGCTGGTCCCGTGACCAAAGAGCAATTGATTGCGGCGAATGTGGATACATTGCTGATTGTTGCCGCTCTTAATCATGACTTTAATCTAAGACGGCTCGAAAGATACATTATGATGGCCTGGAATGGTGGAGTCAGACCGGTCATCATTTTAAGCAAAAGCGATCTGAGCGAGAATGTGGAAGAACAAATTTTGCTGGTGGAAGGCATTGCTCCTGGGATTGAAGTGTTGGCAATATCGGCTGTTCAGGATCAGGGCAAATCTTTACTTGAAAAATTTCTGTCTCCAGGCACAACGGTTGCCTTGACAGGTTCATCCGGTAGTGGCAAGTCTACTCTGGTCAACTGGATGATGGGCGAGAGTGTACAGCTCACGCAGGCCGTTCGTGAGGACGACAGCCGTGGACGACATACGACCACTCACCGGGAAATATTTGTCCTGCCGCAGGGAGCAGTGTTGATTGACACGCCGGGAATGCGTGAACTCAATCTGTGGGATGAAGGACAGGATGGTTTGTCACATGCCTTTGGTGAAATTGAGCAGCTCGCTAAGGAATGCAAATTTCAGGATTGCACACATACCCGGGAAGCCGGTTGCGCTGTGAAGGAGGCCATTCAGGATGGTTCATTGGATGAAAAAAGACTGGGCAACTACTTGAAAATGCAGAAAGAACTGAAGTTTCAGCAGCGCAAGGAAGAGGCCGCTTCCAAACGACGGACCGCATCAAGCAAACCCGTCAGCTCCCGCAAACCGAAACATGTCCGCAGTTCAAAAGACTGGGAAGAGGCCTGA
- a CDS encoding HesB/YadR/YfhF family protein produces MSTIHVSDRAARWYKEELNLNEGDSIRFFARYSSGGGLHPGFSLGIAVEEPRHPADQTKVSGIQFFMEDHDYWYLKGHQLHVDVVEEGQDIEYRYTEI; encoded by the coding sequence ATGAGTACCATACATGTATCTGACCGCGCTGCTCGCTGGTATAAGGAAGAACTGAATTTGAACGAAGGAGACAGCATTCGATTCTTCGCCCGTTATAGCTCCGGCGGAGGTCTTCATCCTGGCTTCTCCCTAGGAATTGCCGTGGAAGAACCACGACATCCTGCTGATCAAACGAAGGTATCGGGTATCCAGTTTTTTATGGAGGATCATGATTACTGGTATCTGAAAGGTCATCAACTTCATGTAGATGTCGTTGAAGAAGGACAGGATATCGAATATCGCTACACTGAGATTTAA
- a CDS encoding metalloregulator ArsR/SmtB family transcription factor — protein MQLEKIVAYHKALADPTRLRMLLLLSQGELHGQALAEKLNLSQPTVTHHASKLREAALIKERREKNTVFFSLNPYFIREHAQASVDFIFRQEEVADMSDVNETLKASVMRNFFSKDGRLRQIPAQYKKKLIVLGHLVEQLEFGQKYTEKEINAFIQNYHEDFATIRREFIMHQFMYREDGIYELNPKEMWTRWDQVK, from the coding sequence ATGCAACTGGAGAAGATTGTGGCTTACCATAAAGCCCTGGCTGATCCGACCCGGCTTCGGATGCTGCTGCTGCTATCCCAGGGAGAACTTCATGGTCAAGCGCTTGCCGAGAAGCTTAACTTGTCTCAGCCAACCGTTACACATCATGCATCCAAGCTAAGAGAAGCAGCGCTAATCAAGGAACGCAGAGAGAAAAATACGGTTTTTTTCTCGCTCAATCCGTATTTTATCCGGGAGCATGCGCAGGCTTCAGTTGATTTTATTTTTAGACAAGAGGAGGTAGCCGATATGAGTGATGTGAATGAAACACTGAAGGCATCCGTGATGCGGAATTTCTTCTCGAAGGATGGACGATTGCGTCAGATCCCGGCTCAATATAAGAAAAAGCTGATTGTACTGGGTCATTTGGTGGAGCAGCTTGAATTTGGACAGAAATATACGGAGAAAGAGATTAATGCATTCATTCAAAACTATCATGAGGATTTTGCCACCATTCGTCGGGAGTTTATCATGCACCAGTTCATGTACCGTGAAGATGGGATCTATGAACTGAATCCGAAGGAGATGTGGACACGCTGGGATCAAGTGAAGTAA
- a CDS encoding L,D-transpeptidase — translation MPDYSIIVDLSDHMLYLLDGSQVVKGYPVAIGKMLTQTPHGVFTIINKQENPGGPFGVLWMGLSAPHYGIHGTNDPASIGKSVSHGCIRMYNSDVLDLSSKVSVGTQVTIRP, via the coding sequence ATGCCAGATTACAGCATCATCGTAGACCTGTCGGATCACATGTTATATCTTTTGGATGGCTCACAGGTGGTTAAGGGCTATCCTGTGGCTATAGGCAAGATGCTTACGCAGACGCCTCACGGCGTGTTTACGATTATTAACAAACAAGAGAACCCTGGAGGACCATTTGGCGTTCTTTGGATGGGATTGTCGGCGCCGCATTATGGGATTCATGGGACTAACGATCCTGCATCCATTGGCAAGTCCGTTTCTCATGGATGCATACGCATGTATAACTCGGATGTGCTGGACCTGTCATCCAAAGTGTCAGTGGGCACACAAGTAACGATTCGGCCCTAA
- a CDS encoding GNAT family N-acetyltransferase yields MKIRCAREGDAEAVAHVHTESWKTTYRGIVPDDFLDNLTKESRLSQWERSIRSGEKDQILVVAEQEDGEIVGFSCGGKEREGKLPYDAELYAIYLLKEVQQTGIGQQLARHVVRYLHSLDMRSLLIWALEQNSACRFYEKMGGIPVQTQHIRIGGQDLLEVAYGWEDLTLFGEKTVPGSGMNENLAE; encoded by the coding sequence TTGAAAATCAGATGTGCGCGTGAAGGGGATGCGGAAGCCGTTGCCCATGTACATACGGAGAGTTGGAAGACGACATATCGGGGAATCGTGCCAGACGATTTTTTGGATAATCTGACTAAAGAATCAAGGTTGTCTCAGTGGGAGCGAAGTATCCGTTCTGGCGAAAAGGATCAGATACTGGTGGTGGCTGAACAGGAAGATGGGGAAATTGTCGGATTTTCCTGCGGTGGAAAAGAACGTGAAGGCAAGCTACCTTACGATGCTGAGTTATATGCTATATATTTACTGAAAGAAGTGCAGCAAACGGGTATCGGCCAGCAGCTGGCGAGACACGTCGTTCGTTATCTCCATTCCCTGGACATGAGGAGCCTGTTGATCTGGGCACTGGAGCAAAACTCAGCCTGTCGTTTTTATGAAAAAATGGGTGGAATCCCTGTCCAAACCCAGCATATCCGGATTGGCGGTCAAGATCTGTTAGAGGTAGCTTATGGTTGGGAGGACTTGACTCTTTTTGGAGAAAAGACGGTACCCGGAAGTGGGATGAATGAGAATTTGGCTGAATAA
- a CDS encoding DUF441 domain-containing protein: MDMTSLLLLVFAALGIISSNTPVTVAMVFLLLLRVLNMNQAFPWLEKYGLTIGIIILTIGVMAPLASGKISLQTIGESFLHWKSLLAIGVGLLVAHLGGRGATLMSTQPTVVAGLLIGTVLGVALFKGVPVGPLIAAGILSLLLGKS; the protein is encoded by the coding sequence ATGGATATGACTTCACTGCTGCTGCTCGTGTTCGCCGCTTTAGGTATTATCAGCAGCAATACACCCGTAACCGTAGCCATGGTATTTCTGTTGTTGCTGAGAGTACTGAACATGAACCAGGCATTCCCCTGGCTGGAAAAGTACGGACTTACGATTGGTATCATCATCTTGACTATTGGGGTTATGGCACCACTCGCCAGTGGAAAAATCAGTTTGCAGACGATCGGAGAATCTTTTCTTCACTGGAAATCGCTGCTCGCCATTGGTGTAGGATTACTTGTCGCCCATCTGGGAGGACGAGGGGCTACACTGATGAGTACTCAGCCTACCGTCGTTGCCGGGCTGCTTATAGGTACGGTGCTTGGGGTTGCCTTGTTCAAGGGTGTACCTGTCGGTCCCCTGATTGCAGCAGGTATTCTATCCTTACTTTTGGGGAAATCATGA
- a CDS encoding YpdA family putative bacillithiol disulfide reductase, with the protein MEDVIIIGGGPCGLSAAIECERMGLSAVIVEKYNIVQSIYLYPTHMQFFSTAELLEIGNVPFSTPNDKPFRYEALAYYRKVAEHFGLRVHNYEEAQEIKRKDDGTFEVHTVNRRGQAIVHEGRNVVVATGYFDHPNYLGIPGEDRDKVTHYFREAHPYTRTRVAIIGGSNSAVDAAMELVRVGAQIDMVYRGTGVSEHIKPWVRPLFESMVQKGKISLHLGSRVNEILDDSIRLLHSDGSTSELDNDFVLALTGFRPDRKLLSSVGVEMSDDMDKPVYDPQTMESSVPGIYVGGVIASGRNANEVFIESGRWHGRYIAEHIVGRHSGQTEGK; encoded by the coding sequence ATGGAAGATGTCATTATTATCGGCGGAGGCCCATGCGGTCTATCTGCTGCCATTGAATGCGAGCGGATGGGACTGTCCGCTGTAATTGTTGAGAAGTACAATATCGTCCAATCTATTTATCTGTATCCAACCCATATGCAGTTTTTCAGCACAGCGGAGTTGCTTGAGATTGGGAATGTTCCGTTCAGCACACCAAACGACAAACCTTTTCGTTACGAGGCACTCGCCTATTATCGCAAGGTAGCCGAACATTTCGGCCTGCGTGTTCATAATTATGAGGAAGCCCAAGAAATCAAACGCAAAGACGATGGCACGTTCGAGGTACATACGGTCAATCGGCGTGGGCAGGCAATCGTTCATGAAGGACGAAATGTCGTTGTTGCTACAGGTTATTTTGACCATCCCAACTATCTTGGCATCCCCGGAGAAGACAGAGATAAAGTCACTCATTATTTCCGTGAAGCCCATCCATACACACGTACACGTGTCGCCATCATTGGAGGCAGTAATTCAGCTGTCGATGCTGCAATGGAACTGGTACGTGTCGGCGCACAAATTGACATGGTTTATCGTGGGACTGGTGTTTCGGAACATATTAAACCATGGGTTCGTCCATTGTTCGAAAGCATGGTGCAAAAAGGGAAAATCTCACTTCACCTTGGCTCACGTGTCAATGAAATTCTGGACGACTCCATTCGTTTGCTGCATTCCGATGGATCTACAAGTGAACTCGACAATGATTTTGTGCTGGCTTTGACCGGATTCCGTCCTGACCGCAAGCTGCTTTCTTCCGTAGGTGTCGAGATGTCCGATGATATGGATAAACCGGTATATGACCCGCAGACAATGGAAAGCAGTGTACCAGGCATATACGTTGGCGGAGTAATCGCTTCAGGGCGCAATGCCAATGAAGTATTTATTGAATCCGGCCGCTGGCATGGAAGATATATTGCTGAACATATCGTAGGTCGGCATAGCGGACAGACCGAAGGGAAATGA